The Candidatus Eisenbacteria bacterium genome includes a region encoding these proteins:
- a CDS encoding leucine--tRNA ligase, with protein sequence MSNRYPFSEVEPRWQRYWVENKTFRAVEDPAREKFYCIDMFPYPSGAGLHVGHLEGYTATDILCRMKRMQGFSVLHCTGWDAFGLPAEQYAVKTGVHPAITTRQNIDNFRKQMRRAGLSHDWDREVDTTDPDYYRWTQWIFLKLYERGLAYVAEVPVNWCPELGTVLANEEVVDGRSEVGGFEVVRRPMRQWVLKITEYADRLLDDLKLVDWPASTLEMQKNWIGRSIGAEVDFPIDGAAGSLRIFTTRPDTLFGATYMVLAPEHPLVDAVTTPDRRAAVQAYRAAAAHKSDLARQEEKDKSGEFTGGHAVNPVNGEKLPVWIADYVLMGYGTGAIMAVPAHDERDWEFARAFGLPIREVVAGGDVGQAAYCDHESGTAVNSTTPDGSFSIDGLAPEAARRKITAWLEARGVGRRAVNYKLRDWLFSRQRYWGEPFPIVWVDGQHRPLPEQQLPVRLPELKDFKPSGTGESPLANATDWLATTDPASGRPARRETNTMPQWAGSCWYYLRFLDPGNRDALVDPAKEKYWMPVDLYVGGAEHAVLHLLYARFWHKVLFDIGVVSTPEPFMKLVHQGTILGEDNRKMSKSWGNVVSPDDMIEQYGADALRIYEMFMGPLEAMKPWSSKSVEGITRFLDRVWRLYLNEDGSLTLTDDAPPEAALRTLHRTIRKVGDDVAALKFNTAIAQMMVFVNEVNPLGTRPRALLEPFLKLISPFAPHLGEELWSRLGHPGSIAYEPWPAHDPALCVEETVTVAIQVNGRLRATLELPRGSAQDAVQAAALADERIRRYVEGATVRKIIHVPDKLLNVVVAAV encoded by the coding sequence ATGAGCAATCGCTATCCATTTTCGGAAGTCGAGCCCCGCTGGCAGCGGTACTGGGTCGAGAACAAGACCTTCCGCGCCGTGGAGGATCCCGCCCGCGAGAAGTTCTACTGCATCGACATGTTTCCGTACCCCTCGGGCGCGGGGCTGCACGTCGGACATCTCGAGGGCTACACGGCGACCGACATCCTGTGCCGGATGAAGCGCATGCAGGGCTTCAGTGTCCTGCACTGCACCGGCTGGGACGCCTTCGGGCTGCCCGCCGAGCAATACGCGGTCAAGACCGGCGTGCACCCGGCGATCACGACGCGCCAGAACATCGACAACTTCCGCAAGCAGATGCGTCGGGCCGGCCTGTCCCACGACTGGGACCGCGAAGTGGACACGACGGACCCGGACTACTACCGCTGGACGCAGTGGATCTTTCTCAAGCTGTACGAGCGCGGACTCGCCTACGTGGCGGAGGTCCCGGTCAACTGGTGCCCCGAGCTCGGCACCGTGCTCGCGAACGAGGAGGTCGTGGACGGCCGCAGCGAGGTCGGCGGCTTCGAGGTGGTCCGCCGGCCGATGCGGCAATGGGTCCTGAAGATCACCGAGTACGCCGACCGGCTGCTGGACGACCTGAAGCTCGTGGACTGGCCGGCGAGCACGCTCGAGATGCAGAAGAACTGGATCGGCCGCTCGATCGGCGCCGAGGTGGATTTCCCGATCGACGGCGCCGCCGGCAGCCTGCGCATCTTCACGACCCGGCCGGACACGCTGTTCGGCGCGACCTACATGGTGCTCGCGCCCGAGCACCCGCTCGTGGATGCCGTGACGACGCCGGACCGCCGCGCGGCGGTCCAGGCCTACCGCGCGGCGGCCGCGCACAAGAGCGACCTCGCGCGCCAGGAGGAGAAGGACAAGTCGGGAGAGTTCACCGGCGGTCACGCGGTGAATCCGGTCAACGGCGAGAAGCTGCCCGTGTGGATCGCGGACTACGTCCTGATGGGCTACGGGACCGGCGCCATCATGGCCGTGCCCGCCCACGACGAGCGCGACTGGGAGTTCGCGCGCGCGTTCGGACTGCCCATTCGCGAGGTGGTCGCCGGCGGGGACGTCGGGCAGGCGGCCTACTGCGACCACGAGTCCGGCACGGCCGTGAACTCCACGACCCCCGACGGCTCCTTCTCGATCGACGGGCTGGCGCCCGAGGCGGCGCGGCGCAAGATCACCGCCTGGCTGGAAGCGCGAGGCGTCGGGCGCAGGGCGGTCAACTACAAGCTCCGGGACTGGCTGTTCTCACGCCAGCGCTACTGGGGCGAACCGTTTCCGATCGTCTGGGTGGACGGGCAGCACCGGCCGCTGCCGGAACAGCAGCTGCCCGTTCGACTGCCCGAGCTCAAGGATTTCAAGCCGTCCGGTACGGGGGAGAGCCCGCTCGCGAACGCGACCGACTGGCTCGCGACGACCGACCCGGCCAGCGGCCGGCCGGCCCGGCGCGAGACGAACACCATGCCGCAGTGGGCGGGCTCGTGCTGGTACTACCTGCGCTTCCTCGACCCGGGGAACCGCGACGCCCTGGTGGACCCGGCGAAGGAGAAGTACTGGATGCCGGTGGACCTGTACGTCGGTGGGGCGGAGCACGCCGTGCTGCACCTGTTGTACGCGCGCTTCTGGCACAAGGTCCTGTTCGACATCGGCGTCGTGAGCACGCCCGAGCCGTTCATGAAGCTGGTGCACCAGGGCACGATCCTCGGCGAGGACAACCGCAAGATGTCGAAGAGCTGGGGGAACGTCGTCAGCCCCGACGACATGATCGAGCAGTACGGCGCCGACGCGCTGCGCATCTACGAAATGTTCATGGGCCCGCTGGAGGCCATGAAGCCGTGGAGCTCGAAGAGCGTCGAGGGCATCACCCGGTTCCTGGACCGCGTCTGGCGGCTGTACCTGAACGAGGACGGCTCGCTCACGCTGACGGACGATGCGCCGCCCGAGGCGGCGTTGCGAACGCTTCACCGGACGATCCGCAAGGTCGGCGACGACGTCGCGGCGCTCAAGTTCAACACGGCGATCGCGCAGATGATGGTGTTCGTCAACGAGGTCAACCCGCTCGGCACGCGGCCGCGGGCGCTGCTCGAACCGTTCCTCAAGCTGATTTCCCCGTTCGCGCCTCACCTGGGTGAGGAACTCTGGTCGCGGCTCGGGCATCCGGGCTCGATCGCCTACGAGCCGTGGCCGGCCCACGACCCGGCCCTGTGCGTCGAGGAAACGGTCACGGTCGCCATCCAGGTGAACGGCAGACTGCGGGCGACGCTCGAACTGCCGCGAGGATCGGCGCAGGATGCCGTTCAGGCCGCCGCGCTGGCCGACGAGCGCATCCGGCGGTACGTCGAGGGAGCGACGGTCCGCAAGATCATCCACGTGCCGGACAAGCTTCTCAACGTCGTCGTCGCGGCGGTCTGA
- a CDS encoding radical SAM protein yields the protein MSRPEYREEPCRSALNPVRGMPFEWSLNPYMGCAHRCTFCYVRAFERRAERPSDSRYGTSIRVKVNVAEVLRRELSRRSWQRGFVAVGAATDPYQPAEGRYRLTRECLVALAGAATPFGILTRGPLVVRDLDVLATAAARAKVSVQISLPTLEDRVAQLTEPGAPPPRQRLRAVRALADAGIRVGIAMAPIIPGLSDSPAVIAEVVRAARDAGAEKIWTNLLYLRPGTREHFLAELDRTWPEVRVALENDFRGRAHLERSRIKALGDQVATLVRGVARREPARPAIEPEPPVLARQLGLGL from the coding sequence ATGTCGCGCCCCGAATACCGCGAGGAGCCCTGCCGCTCGGCCCTGAACCCGGTTCGCGGAATGCCGTTCGAGTGGTCTCTGAACCCGTACATGGGCTGCGCCCACCGCTGCACCTTCTGCTACGTGCGCGCCTTCGAACGGCGCGCCGAGCGTCCCTCGGACTCGCGCTACGGCACCTCGATCCGCGTGAAGGTCAACGTCGCCGAAGTGCTCAGGCGCGAACTCTCGCGTCGTTCGTGGCAGCGCGGGTTCGTCGCCGTCGGCGCCGCCACCGATCCGTATCAACCGGCCGAGGGGCGCTATCGGCTGACGCGCGAGTGCCTGGTCGCCCTCGCCGGGGCCGCGACCCCGTTCGGGATCCTGACACGCGGCCCGCTCGTCGTTCGCGACCTCGACGTGCTCGCGACGGCCGCGGCGCGGGCGAAGGTCAGCGTGCAGATCTCGCTGCCGACCCTCGAGGATCGCGTCGCGCAACTGACCGAACCGGGCGCGCCGCCGCCGCGACAGCGGCTCCGGGCGGTTCGGGCGCTGGCCGACGCCGGAATTCGCGTCGGGATCGCGATGGCTCCGATCATCCCGGGGCTCTCGGATTCCCCGGCGGTCATCGCCGAGGTGGTCCGGGCGGCTCGCGACGCGGGCGCCGAGAAGATCTGGACGAACCTCCTCTACCTGCGCCCCGGCACCCGGGAACACTTCCTCGCGGAGCTGGACCGGACCTGGCCCGAGGTGCGCGTCGCTCTGGAAAACGACTTTCGAGGGAGGGCGCACCTCGAGCGGTCCCGGATCAAGGCCCTTGGCGACCAGGTGGCGACACTGGTGCGCGGCGTGGCCCGGCGCGAGCCCGCCCGGCCGGCCATCGAGCCCGAGCCTCCCGTGCTGGCGCGCCAGCTCGGCCTCGGCCTGTGA
- a CDS encoding efflux RND transporter periplasmic adaptor subunit → MIEPPRRIPPTPVRGILACLLLLALALTAGCGAGRKTGRPRVPVTVAVAVQQDVPYALIATGTVEAIESAQVGSNVGGVVVRVGFREGSDVSQGQVLFELDPRPFRATFEQWRSQLARDRAQADAARLDAARARQLLAQQLTSQADFEQRNASAEALAATVSADSAAMEAARLNLQYATIRAPVSGRTGRRLVNVGDYVKAATSDPLVTINRVEPIRVTFSIPQDAVRELMRHRQTAWVEVRSSVNDSTWRRGRLAFVDNAVDPQTGTLLLKGEFENRRGQLIPGQFVDTRLVLYTDAKALVVPEPAVTIGQQGPYVYVVNPDSTVSIRPVTARRTVDEQTILEDGLKPGELVVTDGQLRLSPGARVVVRAPVRARP, encoded by the coding sequence ATGATCGAACCGCCACGACGCATCCCGCCCACCCCCGTCCGCGGCATCCTCGCCTGCCTGCTGCTTCTCGCGCTCGCGCTGACCGCCGGTTGCGGAGCCGGGCGCAAGACCGGCCGCCCGCGGGTTCCGGTCACCGTCGCGGTCGCGGTCCAACAGGATGTTCCCTACGCGCTCATCGCCACCGGCACCGTCGAAGCCATCGAGAGCGCCCAGGTGGGTTCCAACGTCGGCGGCGTCGTCGTGCGAGTCGGCTTCCGCGAGGGCAGCGACGTGAGCCAGGGGCAGGTGCTGTTCGAACTCGACCCCCGGCCGTTCCGGGCGACCTTCGAGCAATGGCGCTCGCAACTCGCACGCGACCGCGCGCAGGCGGACGCGGCCCGTCTCGACGCGGCCCGGGCGCGACAACTGCTGGCGCAGCAGCTGACGTCGCAGGCCGACTTCGAACAGCGCAACGCCTCGGCCGAGGCGCTGGCGGCCACGGTGAGCGCCGACTCGGCCGCCATGGAGGCGGCGCGGCTCAACCTGCAATACGCCACCATTCGCGCCCCCGTCTCGGGCCGGACCGGGCGCCGGCTGGTCAACGTCGGCGACTACGTCAAGGCGGCGACGAGCGATCCGCTCGTCACCATCAACCGCGTGGAGCCCATCCGGGTCACCTTCAGCATTCCGCAGGACGCGGTGCGCGAGCTGATGCGTCACCGGCAGACCGCGTGGGTCGAGGTGCGTTCGTCCGTGAACGACTCGACCTGGCGCCGTGGCCGCCTCGCGTTCGTGGACAACGCCGTGGATCCGCAGACGGGAACGCTCCTGCTCAAGGGCGAGTTCGAAAATCGCCGCGGCCAGCTCATTCCCGGCCAGTTCGTGGACACCCGCCTCGTGCTGTACACCGACGCGAAGGCGCTGGTCGTCCCCGAGCCGGCCGTCACCATTGGCCAGCAGGGCCCCTACGTTTACGTCGTGAACCCCGACTCGACGGTCTCGATCCGCCCGGTGACCGCCCGGCGCACGGTGGACGAGCAGACGATCCTCGAAGACGGCCTCAAGCCGGGCGAGCTCGTCGTGACCGACGGCCAGCTTCGTCTTTCGCCCGGCGCCCGCGTCGTCGTCCGCGCTCCGGTGCGGGCACGCCCATGA
- a CDS encoding efflux RND transporter permease subunit, whose amino-acid sequence MNLSALFIRRPVMTALLTFGLVFFGAIAYTHLPVSDLPNVDYPSISVSASLPGASPETMASAVATPLEKQFATIAGLDVMTSTSGQGSTSITLTFTLGRNIDAAAQDVQAAIAKTLRSLPSGILPPSYQKVNPADRPVMFLALTSPLLPLSKLNEYAEDFLAQRISMVQGVAQVQIYGSQKYAVRVRLDPQALSARGIPIRAVSDAIARSNVNLPTGILWGPNKTATVQASGELTNAKAFGDIVVAYRNGAPVRLRDLGDVLDDVQNNRVASWYKGQRAIALAIQRQPGTNTVQVTRGVKALLAELEPQLPAAVEVHALNDRSLSIQHSVTDVQFTLLLTLVLVVLVIFLFLRNLPATAIPSVALPLSVIGTFTVMYLCGFSLDNLSLMALTLSVGFVVDDAIVMLENIHRHMEMGKPPLQAALDGSREIGFTIVSMTVSLVAVFIPVLFMGGLLGRLFHEFAITISTAILVSGVVSLTLTPMLCERFLRTEHRQEHGRVYNAIEQGYERTLAFYRRTLLWVMEHRRATMLFTLAILIGTIGLFRIVPKGFVPSEDTGQLFATTEMDQGTSFEAMAAHQQQIAAIIAKDPNVSDFMSSVGAGGPNSSSNQGRIFMNLKDRSQRSLSADEVIHELQPKLAQVQGIRVFLSNPPAINVGGRLSKSQYQFTLQSTDIAALYEASEDLLAKLQTLPGLQDVTSDLQIRNPQVNVNIDRDRAAALGVSAQSIEQALYDAYGSRQVSTIFTPTNQYWVILELQPEHQRDVSALQKLYVASDAGSLVPLGAVATLTPTLGPLSVNHAGQIPAVTLSFNLKPGVSLGEAVDEVQRSARATLPSTISTNFAGTAQVFQDSQRGLAWLLLLAVLVIYLVLGVLYESFIHPLTILSGLPFAGFGALLTLWIFRTELSIYAFVGVIMLIGLVKKNAIMMIDFALDAERNEGRPAREAIVEACLIRFRPIMMTTLAALMGTLPIAIGFGAGAESRRPLGLAVVGGLAFSQVVTLYVTPVIYTYLDAFQQWLTHRRASRTRVGAAGPAKPEVG is encoded by the coding sequence ATGAACCTCTCCGCGCTGTTCATCCGGCGTCCGGTGATGACGGCGCTGCTCACCTTCGGCCTCGTCTTCTTCGGTGCGATCGCCTACACGCACCTGCCGGTCAGCGACCTGCCGAACGTGGACTATCCGTCCATCTCCGTCTCGGCCAGCCTGCCGGGCGCGAGCCCCGAGACGATGGCCTCGGCCGTCGCGACTCCGCTCGAGAAGCAGTTCGCCACGATCGCCGGCCTCGACGTGATGACGTCCACGAGCGGACAGGGTTCGACCAGCATCACGCTGACCTTCACGCTCGGCCGCAACATCGACGCCGCCGCGCAGGACGTTCAGGCGGCGATCGCCAAGACGCTGCGCTCGCTGCCGTCGGGGATCCTCCCGCCCTCGTACCAGAAGGTGAACCCGGCCGACCGCCCGGTCATGTTCCTGGCGCTGACTTCCCCGCTGCTGCCGCTCTCGAAGCTCAACGAATACGCCGAGGACTTCCTCGCGCAGCGCATCTCGATGGTGCAGGGAGTCGCCCAGGTCCAGATCTACGGATCGCAGAAGTACGCGGTCCGGGTGCGGCTCGATCCGCAGGCGCTGTCCGCGCGCGGCATCCCGATCCGGGCCGTCTCGGACGCGATCGCGCGGTCGAACGTCAATCTGCCGACCGGCATCCTGTGGGGACCGAACAAGACCGCGACCGTCCAGGCCTCGGGTGAGCTGACCAACGCGAAGGCGTTTGGCGACATCGTCGTCGCCTACCGCAATGGGGCGCCCGTGCGCCTGCGGGATCTCGGCGACGTCCTCGACGACGTGCAGAACAACCGCGTCGCCAGCTGGTACAAGGGCCAGCGCGCCATCGCGCTCGCGATCCAGCGTCAGCCGGGGACGAACACCGTCCAGGTCACGCGCGGCGTCAAGGCGCTGCTCGCCGAGCTTGAACCGCAACTGCCGGCCGCGGTCGAAGTCCACGCGCTCAACGATCGCTCGCTCTCCATCCAGCACTCCGTCACCGACGTCCAGTTCACCCTGCTCCTGACGCTCGTGCTCGTCGTGCTGGTCATCTTCCTGTTCCTGCGCAACCTTCCGGCGACGGCGATCCCCAGCGTGGCCCTGCCGCTGTCCGTCATCGGCACCTTCACGGTCATGTACCTGTGCGGGTTCAGCCTCGACAACCTGTCGCTGATGGCGCTCACGCTCTCGGTCGGCTTCGTGGTGGACGACGCCATCGTCATGCTCGAGAACATCCACCGGCACATGGAAATGGGTAAGCCGCCGCTGCAGGCGGCGCTCGACGGCTCCCGCGAGATCGGCTTCACCATCGTCTCCATGACGGTCTCGCTCGTCGCGGTGTTCATTCCCGTGCTCTTCATGGGCGGACTTCTGGGTCGGCTCTTCCACGAGTTCGCCATCACCATCAGCACCGCCATCCTCGTCTCCGGCGTCGTCTCGCTCACGCTCACGCCGATGCTGTGCGAACGCTTCCTGCGCACCGAGCACCGGCAGGAGCACGGGCGCGTCTACAACGCGATCGAACAGGGTTACGAGCGCACGCTGGCTTTCTATCGCCGGACGCTCCTGTGGGTGATGGAACACCGGCGCGCCACGATGCTGTTCACGCTCGCGATTCTCATCGGCACGATCGGACTCTTCCGGATCGTCCCGAAAGGCTTCGTGCCGAGCGAGGACACCGGCCAGCTCTTCGCGACGACGGAGATGGACCAGGGAACGTCGTTCGAAGCCATGGCGGCGCACCAGCAGCAGATCGCGGCGATCATCGCGAAGGATCCCAACGTCAGCGACTTCATGTCGTCCGTCGGCGCCGGCGGCCCCAACTCGTCGTCCAACCAGGGCCGCATCTTCATGAACCTGAAGGACCGCTCCCAGCGCTCGCTCTCCGCGGACGAAGTCATCCACGAGCTGCAGCCCAAGCTCGCGCAGGTGCAGGGCATCCGGGTCTTCCTCAGCAATCCGCCGGCGATCAACGTCGGCGGACGGCTCTCGAAGAGCCAGTACCAGTTCACCCTGCAGTCCACCGACATCGCCGCGCTCTACGAGGCCTCCGAGGATCTGCTCGCGAAGCTGCAGACGCTCCCCGGCCTGCAGGACGTGACCAGCGACCTGCAGATCCGCAACCCGCAGGTGAACGTCAACATCGATCGCGACCGGGCGGCGGCGCTGGGGGTCAGCGCGCAATCCATCGAGCAGGCGCTCTACGACGCCTATGGCTCCCGCCAGGTCTCGACGATCTTCACGCCGACCAACCAGTACTGGGTGATCCTCGAGCTGCAACCCGAGCACCAGCGAGACGTCTCCGCGCTTCAGAAGCTGTACGTGGCGTCGGACGCCGGCTCGCTCGTTCCGCTCGGCGCCGTGGCGACGCTGACGCCCACGCTCGGCCCCCTGAGCGTCAACCACGCCGGGCAGATTCCGGCGGTGACACTTTCGTTCAACCTGAAGCCCGGCGTGTCGCTGGGCGAGGCCGTGGACGAGGTCCAGCGAAGCGCGCGCGCCACGCTCCCCTCGACCATCTCGACGAACTTCGCCGGCACCGCCCAGGTGTTCCAGGACAGCCAGCGCGGGCTCGCCTGGCTGTTGCTGCTCGCCGTGCTCGTCATCTACCTCGTGCTCGGCGTGCTCTACGAGAGCTTCATCCATCCGCTGACGATTCTCTCGGGCCTGCCGTTCGCGGGGTTCGGCGCGCTGCTCACGCTCTGGATCTTCCGCACCGAGCTCAGCATCTACGCGTTCGTGGGCGTGATCATGCTCATCGGCCTCGTCAAGAAGAACGCGATCATGATGATCGACTTCGCGCTGGACGCCGAGCGCAACGAGGGCAGGCCCGCCCGCGAGGCGATCGTCGAGGCGTGCCTCATCCGGTTCCGCCCCATCATGATGACGACCCTCGCCGCGCTGATGGGCACCCTGCCGATCGCCATCGGCTTCGGCGCGGGCGCCGAATCCAGGCGGCCGCTGGGCCTGGCCGTGGTCGGTGGGCTCGCGTTCTCGCAGGTCGTGACGCTCTACGTGACGCCGGTCATCTACACCTATCTCGACGCCTTCCAGCAGTGGCTGACCCATCGCCGCGCTTCGCGGACCCGCGTCGGGGCCGCGGGTCCGGCGAAACCCGAGGTCGGCTAG
- a CDS encoding glycoside hydrolase: protein MSQGVDLVFVWHHHQPDYRRPRDGRAMLPWVRLHATKDYLDMALHLERHPKLKATFNFAPSLLEQIEHALSGGADALFELLAAPAGALDAAARAELQARTRLAPRWAHVRWPQYAELCRRLRAPAVASEAELLRLCVHFLLAWLDPTLLGEPAAAAADAALREGRAGTAERDALLALHAEVLARVLPAYRRLAGRGQVELTCSPAFHPILPLLVDVRTAKRSRPDLPLPTREFAAPEDARWQVERGLDLAARSFGARPTGMWPSEGGVSPEAAEILVAAGVRWAATDELVLWRSVKDAVPGRESLYRPWILPTPAGELALFFRDHELSDRIGFVYSTWDAAEATEDFLRRLRGIGEAHRAAGRDGRPVVSVILDGENCWEHYAEDGRPFLEALYAALAEADDIRTRTPSEVLADGPEPGRLAFLHSGSWIDADFHIWAGHPEKNRAWELLALSRAALVREGRTRDSHPVAWESLGAAEGSDWFWWFGEDNYTADKALFDSLFRAHLQAAHEHAGLPVPNVLLRPIANRLPVAAGRLEPTGLVRPVIDGHLTRFYEWHGAGSWDLAGGGSMHRVSAPLATRLHFGFDSERLYLRVDFSGGGAPGGEVSAEIEVLSPAPLQLDVGILRVGRWRFGTGGPEAAPPAGEAALEEILELALPFAVLGVSAGQSLELFIHLRRGGERLDSLPPGQPLRVVLPGADWEAMNWNV, encoded by the coding sequence ATGTCGCAGGGTGTCGACCTCGTCTTCGTCTGGCACCACCACCAGCCGGACTACCGCCGGCCGCGCGACGGCCGGGCGATGCTTCCGTGGGTGCGCCTGCACGCGACGAAGGACTATCTCGACATGGCGCTCCATCTCGAGCGCCACCCGAAGCTCAAGGCGACGTTCAACTTCGCGCCATCGCTTCTGGAACAGATCGAACATGCGCTCTCGGGAGGAGCGGACGCCCTGTTCGAGCTGCTCGCGGCCCCCGCGGGAGCGCTCGACGCCGCGGCACGCGCCGAACTGCAGGCGCGCACCCGACTGGCCCCGCGCTGGGCTCACGTGCGCTGGCCGCAGTACGCGGAGCTGTGCCGCCGCCTGCGCGCTCCCGCGGTGGCGAGCGAGGCCGAGCTGCTGCGGCTGTGCGTGCATTTCCTGCTCGCCTGGCTCGACCCGACGCTGCTGGGTGAGCCGGCGGCGGCGGCCGCGGACGCGGCTCTGCGCGAAGGCCGCGCGGGCACCGCCGAGCGGGACGCCCTGCTCGCGCTTCATGCCGAGGTGCTCGCCCGCGTGCTGCCGGCCTACCGGCGACTGGCCGGGCGGGGCCAGGTCGAGTTGACGTGTTCGCCGGCCTTCCACCCGATCCTGCCCCTGCTCGTGGACGTGCGGACGGCGAAGCGCTCGCGCCCGGACCTGCCGCTGCCGACCCGGGAGTTCGCGGCGCCCGAGGACGCACGCTGGCAGGTCGAGCGAGGGCTCGATCTCGCGGCGCGCTCGTTCGGCGCACGGCCCACCGGCATGTGGCCCTCGGAAGGCGGGGTCAGCCCGGAAGCGGCCGAGATCCTCGTGGCCGCCGGCGTTCGCTGGGCGGCCACCGACGAACTCGTGCTCTGGCGATCGGTGAAGGACGCCGTCCCGGGAAGGGAGTCGCTCTACCGGCCGTGGATCCTGCCGACGCCGGCGGGGGAGCTGGCGCTCTTCTTCCGCGATCACGAGCTCTCGGACCGTATCGGCTTCGTTTACAGCACGTGGGATGCCGCGGAGGCGACCGAAGACTTCCTGAGGCGCCTTCGGGGGATCGGCGAGGCCCACCGGGCGGCCGGACGGGACGGCCGTCCCGTCGTCAGCGTCATCCTCGACGGCGAGAACTGCTGGGAGCACTACGCGGAGGATGGCCGGCCGTTCCTCGAGGCGCTGTACGCGGCGCTCGCGGAGGCGGACGACATCCGCACGCGCACGCCGTCGGAGGTGCTCGCGGACGGACCCGAGCCCGGAAGGCTCGCGTTCCTGCACTCGGGCTCGTGGATCGACGCCGACTTCCATATCTGGGCCGGGCACCCGGAGAAGAACCGGGCCTGGGAACTGCTGGCGCTCTCTCGCGCCGCGCTGGTGAGAGAGGGGCGCACCCGGGATTCGCACCCGGTCGCCTGGGAGTCGCTTGGCGCGGCCGAGGGGTCGGACTGGTTCTGGTGGTTTGGCGAAGACAATTACACGGCGGACAAGGCGTTGTTCGACAGCCTCTTCCGTGCTCATCTTCAGGCGGCGCATGAGCACGCCGGACTGCCAGTTCCGAACGTCCTGCTGCGCCCGATCGCGAACCGCCTGCCGGTCGCGGCCGGGCGCCTCGAGCCGACCGGGCTCGTGCGGCCGGTGATCGACGGCCACCTCACGCGCTTCTACGAGTGGCACGGCGCCGGTTCGTGGGATCTGGCGGGCGGCGGCTCGATGCATCGTGTCAGCGCCCCGCTCGCCACCCGCCTGCATTTCGGCTTCGACTCCGAGCGGCTCTACCTGCGCGTGGACTTCTCCGGCGGAGGCGCACCCGGGGGCGAGGTTTCGGCGGAGATCGAGGTGCTCTCGCCCGCACCGCTTCAACTCGACGTCGGCATCCTGCGCGTGGGCCGGTGGCGTTTCGGCACGGGCGGGCCGGAGGCTGCGCCGCCCGCGGGTGAGGCCGCGCTCGAGGAGATCCTCGAGCTGGCCCTGCCGTTCGCCGTGCTCGGAGTTTCGGCTGGGCAATCACTCGAACTGTTCATCCATCTTCGCAGGGGCGGCGAGCGGCTCGACTCGCTTCCTCCGGGCCAGCCGCTGCGCGTCGTGCTGCCGGGTGCGGACTGGGAAGCGATGAACTGGAACGTCTAG
- a CDS encoding tetratricopeptide repeat protein, whose amino-acid sequence MLDRLTSLWERYSRIILGALVAVAAVAAVAYFTIRSNETQEVAASEKLAQANSLFWQGDYDRSKTIADEVARQYGGTPSGIDALRISGDDAYWRGNWKDAITQYRAYLGKKGTGLMGNVVRRSLAYAYESDRQYAEAAKLYDGLVGAFDRESSGEFLAGAARCQEALGNKAGAIQRLQRLTDEFGETSYASRARVKLAELRALSSN is encoded by the coding sequence ATGCTGGATCGGCTGACCTCGCTGTGGGAACGCTACAGCCGCATCATCCTGGGCGCGCTCGTCGCGGTGGCCGCGGTGGCCGCGGTCGCGTACTTCACGATCCGCTCCAACGAGACGCAGGAAGTCGCCGCTTCCGAGAAGCTGGCGCAGGCAAACTCGCTGTTCTGGCAGGGCGACTACGACCGCTCCAAGACCATCGCCGACGAAGTCGCGCGGCAGTACGGCGGCACCCCGAGCGGGATCGACGCGCTGCGCATCTCCGGTGACGACGCCTACTGGCGCGGCAACTGGAAGGACGCGATCACCCAGTACAGGGCCTACCTCGGCAAGAAGGGCACGGGCCTGATGGGCAATGTCGTGCGCCGCAGCCTCGCGTACGCGTACGAGAGTGACCGGCAGTACGCCGAGGCGGCCAAGCTCTACGACGGTCTCGTGGGCGCGTTCGACCGCGAGTCGAGCGGCGAGTTTCTCGCCGGAGCGGCCCGCTGCCAGGAGGCGCTCGGCAACAAGGCCGGGGCGATCCAGCGGCTGCAGCGCCTGACCGACGAGTTCGGCGAAACGAGCTACGCGAGCCGCGCGCGCGTGAAGCTCGCCGAACTGCGCGCCCTCTCCTCGAACTGA